A genomic window from Aricia agestis chromosome 8, ilAriAges1.1, whole genome shotgun sequence includes:
- the LOC121729976 gene encoding ATP-binding cassette sub-family C member 4-like, with translation MGVKVEKKIDKNELVSPLEKSPPGLFSRLFFVWTFPLFTNGNRRDLEEYDLVPPRRIYGSKGAGDDLERKWKEAEFKSKATGKKASFTRVLMTTFLWSFIPGGLMQFMYVGLRTVSPLLFSELLTYWSVNSTMSRETAAMYAGCMVAANWLAAFFNHHGNLYCQQYGMKLRVATSSLMFRKIMRMNNGSLGETTAGKVVNILSNDLQRFDLAFLFLHYVWIIPIQLAAVCYLGYQQAGVSSLLGLAALIIIALPIQGVLGKIIGIIRFRTAEKTDARIKIMSEVINGIQVIKMYAWEIPFQKVVGDRRKEELKQIKLATILRTIFIGFMIFTERTALFFTILTYILLGNVLTANVIYPLQQFMNAAQINITLILPLVISFTSELFVSLRRVQEFLDLDDRPDLAGLDGDLALPSKLFRNMEGSFRKDKGDPVRPLSYQLRNDASFGNDLNNMGYGSSMRFRRSLSVSNDLAVELRDVSSSWTGDANFLALRNVSVRLRRGKLCAIIGSVGSGKSSILQLLLKELPAASGTVSVFGSISYASQEAWLFPSTVRENILFGLPYDPQKYKQVCKACALEKDFKQFPYSDQTLVGERGVSLSGGQRARINLARAVYREADIYLLDDPLSAVDANVGRQLFEGCINGYLRGRTRILVTHQIHFLKAADFIVVLNEGRVENMGTFDELVSSKDFSFMLSSLQEGKDKDTDSIGSRKSEDNIKPPMLRAISTTEEEDGGKFEAQKMAAEEKQSGNLRWEVIAAYFRSGGNLCYIVFIMLLIFITAGSAAAADYWISYWSNQMAIYEEDMVGQELDPGLDVQVGNLTTGQYVIIHGSIVIVCILLTNIRVFPFATMCVRASQKLHNLMFSTMLRGIMRFFDTSSSGRILNRFTKDMGALDEILPRTLLDVFQIYSTLVFIIVLNAVALYWTLVPSAILLIFFIFFVKIYMKTAQGVKRLEGVTKSPVFGMVSSSLNGIATIRSAGAQHRLINEFDQHQDLHTCAWNSVLGAGCTFGFYLDTMCLVYLTTIIFVFLYVDFGDTIAVGSVGLAVTQSNTLTAMLQHGARMLVEFIAQLTSVERILEYTRIEGEQNLFEGKIQVPPTWPSDGMISFQNVNLKYAPDEDVVLKNLNINIESGWKVGIVGRTGAGKSSLISALFRFAYLDGRITIDDIDTSVVAKQTLRSKISIIPQEPVLFSATIRYNLDPFNIYSDEDLWRALEQVDMKSAVPSLDFKVTEGGSNFSVGQRQLMCLARAVLRSNKLLIMDEATANVDPQTDNFIQQTIRRQFASCTVLTIAHRLNTIMDSDKVLVMSSGEVVEFDHPYMLLSDPDSHLSSMVRETGDKNSRKLFEIAKETYFQSNLKENAR, from the exons ATGGGTGTAAAGGTTGAGAAGAAGATAGATAAGAATGAGCTGGTGTCGCCTCTCGAGAAGTCCCCGCCGGGGCTGTTCTCCCGGCTGTTTTTCGTCTGGACGTTCCCGCTGTTCACCAACGGCAACCGCCGGGACCTGGAGGAGTATGACCTGGTGCCGCCCAGGAGGATCTACGGCTCGAAAGGCGCCGGCGACGACTTGGAAAG AAAATGGAAAGAGGCAGAATTCAAATCCAAGGCGACGGGGAAGAAAGCGTCGTTTACAAGAGTTCTAATGACGACGTTTCTATGGTCGTTCATCCCGGGAGGGCTCATGCAGTTTATGTACGTCGGCTTGAG AACGGTTTCTCCCCTGCTATTCTCTGAGCTGCTGACGTACTGGTCCGTCAACTCCACGATGTCCCGGGAGACGGCGGCGATGTACGCGGGGTGTATGGTCGCGGCCAACTGGCTGGCGGCCTTCTTCAACCACCACGGCAACCTGTACTGCCAGCAGTACGGCATGAAGCTGAGAGTTGCCACGAGCTCGCTGATGTTCCGCAAg ATAATGCGTATGAACAATGGCTCCCTGGGCGAGACAACGGCCGGCAAGGTGGTGAACATCCTGTCCAACGACCTGCAGCGTTTCGACCTGGCCTTCCTCTTCCTCCACTACGTCTGGATCATTCCTATTCAGCTGGCTGCGGTTTGCTACTTGGGCTACCAGCAGGCCGGAGTGTCGTCTTTGCTTGGTCTTGCAGCGTTGATTATAATAGCTCTGCCTATTCAAG GCGTTCTCGGAAAAATCATTGGCATTATAAGGTTCCGCACGGCAGAAAAAACGGATGCGCGAATTAAGATTATGAGCGAAGTTATTAATGGAATACAG gtgaTCAAAATGTACGCATGGGAAATTCCCTTCCAAAAGGTCGTTGGAGACAGACGCAAAGAGGAACTCAAACAGATTAAACTGGCGACAATACTGAGAACCATATTTATTGGCTTCATGATATTTACCGAAAGAACTGCGCTGTTCTTTACTATTTTAACCTACATTCTTTTAGGGAATGTGTTGACGGCGAATGtg ATATATCCTCTACAACAGTTTATGAATGCTGCGCAAATTAATATTACGCTAATTCTACCTCTTGTTATCTCTTTTACGTCGGAATTATTCGTATCTCTACGTAGAGTGCAAGAATTTTTAGATTTAG acgATAGACCAGATTTAGCCGGACTTGATGGTGATCTGGCTCTACCCAGCAAGCTGTTCCGTAATATGGAGGGTAGTTTTAGGAAGGATAAAGGAGATCCAGTAAGGCCACTTTCGTACCAACTGCGAAATGATGCATCATTTGGAAATGATCTGAACAATATGG GTTATGGGTCGAGCATGAGGTTCCGTCGCAGTCTGTCGGTGTCCAACGACCTGGCGGTGGAGCTGCGCGACGTGAGCAGCAGCTGGACCGGCGATGCCAACTTCCTGGCGCTCAGGAACGTCTCCGTGCGCCTGCGTCGCGGGAAACTCTGTGCCATCATTGGCTCCGTCGGCTCTGGAAAG TCGTCCATATTGCAACTGCTGCTAAAGGAGCTGCCCGCGGCGTCTGGCACGGTATCGGTGTTCGGGAGCATCTCGTACGCCAGCCAAGAGGCCTGGCTCTTCCCCAGCACCGTCCGCGAAAACATTCTTTTCGGTTTACCCTACGATCCTCAGAAATATAAACAA GTGTGCAAAGCGTGTGCCCTAGAGAAGGACTTCAAGCAATTCCCGTATAGCGACCAGACTCTTGTAGGAGAGAGAGGAGTGTCCCTCTCGGGCGGACAGCGCGCCAGGATCAATTTGGCTCGCGCCGTCTACAGAGAG GCTGACATCTACCTGCTGGACGACCCGCTGTCGGCGGTGGACGCGAACGTGGGCCGGCAGCTGTTCGAGGGCTGCATCAACGGCTACCTGCGCGGCCGCACGCGCATCCTCGTCACACACCAGATACACTTCCTCAAGGCGGCCGACTTCATCGTCGTACTCAACGAAGGCCGAGTTGAGAACATGGGTACATTTGACGAGCTAGTATCATCAAAGGACTTCTCGTTCATGTTGTCGTCTCTACAAGAAGGAAAAGACAAGGACACTGATAGTATCGGCTCAAGG aAATCTGAAGATAATATCAAACCACCGATGTTGAGAGCCATATCGACGACTGAAGAGGAGGATGGTGGTAAATTTGAAGCGCAGAAAATGGCCGCCGAAGAAAAACAATCGGGCAACTTGCGTTGGGAAGTGATTGCCGCGTATTTTAGATCTGGCGGGAACCTCTGCTATATAGTGTTTATCATGCTTCTGATATTTATAACTGCAGGCAGCGCGGCAGCTGCAGACTATTGGATTAGCTACTG GTCTAACCAAATGGCAATTTACGAGGAAGACATGGTCGGACAAGAATTAG aCCCAGGACTAGATGTTCAAGTTGGCAATTTAACTACGGGGCAATATGTGATTATTCACGGAAGTATCGTTATTGTGTGCATTCTTTTGACCAACATAAGAGTATTCCCGTTCGCGACGATGTGTGTGAGGGCCTCACAGAAACTACACAATCTGATGTTCTCTACCATGCTTCGGGGCATTATGCGGTTCTTTGACACAAGTTCTTCTG gacGCATTCTAAACCGATTCACAAAAGATATGGGAGCTTTAGATGAAATATTGCCTCGAACGTTGCTGGATGTGTTCCAAATTTACAGCACTCTAGTATTTATTATCGTCCTTAACGCTGTAGCTCTGTATTGGACGCTAGTTCCTTCTGCAATCTTACTCATCTTCTTCATATTCTTCGTGAAGATTTACATGAAAACAGCTCAGGGAGTGAAACGTTTGGAAGGTGTCA ctAAAAGTCCAGTATTTGGTATGGTTTCATCGTCACTCAACGGCATTGCTACTATAAGATCAGCAGGAGCTCAGCACAGACTTATAAATGAATTTGATCAGCATCAG GACTTGCACACTTGTGCATGGAACAGTGTACTAGGCGCTGGCTGTACGTTTGGGTTTTACTTAGATACTATGTGTCTGGTTTACTTGACTACGATCATTTTCGTGTTCCTGTACGTAGACTTTG GAGATACAATAGCAGTGGGCAGTGTGGGTTTGGCGGTGACACAGAGCAACACTCTGACTGCGATGTTGCAGCACGGCGCCCGCATGCTGGTGGAGTTCATAGCGCAGCTCACCAGCGTCGAGAGAATACTAGAGTACACCAGGATAGAGGGAGAGCAGAACCTCTTTGAAGGAA aaatccAAGTTCCACCGACCTGGCCGTCTGACGGTATGATCTCGTTCCAAAACGTGAACCTTAAATATGCTCCTGACGAAGATGTTGTACTGAAGAATTTGAATATAAACATTGAAAGTGGATGGAAG GTGGGCATTGTTGGCAGAACTGGAGCAGGGAAATCTTCGCTTATATCAGCTTTGTTCAGATTCGCCTATTTAGATGGAAGGATTACCATTGATGATATTGACACGTCTGTTGTAGCTAAACAG ACATTAAGATCAAAAATTTCAATTATTCCTCAAGAGCCAGTGCTGTTTTCAGCTACAATTCGATACAATTTGGACCCATTCAATATTTATAGTGACGAGGATCTGTGGCGTGCTCTGGAACAG GTGGACATGAAATCCGCGGTGCCGTCTCTGGACTTTAAGGTGACGGAGGGCGGATCAAACTTCAGCGTGGGGCAGCGGCAGCTCATGTGCCTGGCGCGCGCCGTGCTGCGCTCCAACAAGCTGCTCATCATGGACGAGGCCACCGCCAACGTCGACCCTCA AACTGATAATTTCATCCAGCAAACAATTCGTCGCCAGTTCGCGTCGTGTACGGTGCTGACCATAGCGCACAGGCTGAACACCATCATGGACTCGGACAAGGTGCTGGTTATGAGCAGCGGCGAGGTGGTGGAGTTCGACCACCCCTACATGCTGCTCAGCGACCCCGACAGCCATCTCTCCTCCATGGTCCGTGAGACCGGCGACAAAAACAGCAGAAAACTTTTTGAAATTGCAAAGGAGACGTACTTCCAGAGCAATCTGAAAGAGAATGCAAGATGA